A portion of the Rhizoctonia solani chromosome 6, complete sequence genome contains these proteins:
- a CDS encoding glycoside hydrolase family 35 protein encodes MKLWSSVLGAGALLSLQAAADIHERQANSDQSPNYIPSPGSSGFYVGNSTAAVTFDQHSILLDGKRIMVFAGEFHPWRQPSIPLWRDILEKMKAGGYNAVSIYLHWGITEGKRGTLNFEGHRSVTKFLDVAKQVGILVIVYNAETAGGGLPGWTTNLADRARSNGTDFTAAWTPWISQVSKYVAPYQYPDGPVIAMQSENEFLSDGVEPEFLDAGQLPYTYGHTDYMRQIIATMRKTESQKFPCYTYNDFWPSGRYASGAAKVDLYGWDAYPSGSTAPIQAWKEVDANMDAYHQNANPAEPLYLAEYQGGSIDFWKGSGFDACSDLVNEQFANVFYKNNYAAGAYLQSLYMTYGGTNWGNLAYPGVYTSYDYAASISEDRTLRPKFSEIKLQGLFLHATPHYHLAGRISTGTSLSSSQQIFTTHLATPQGQNLYIVRQTTNNNTARVEFDLKSKIIVSEYPFGKSLLRYSTGEIATWTTIDGEDHILLYSSNQTITTALYTTSTTKPTITGSNSIKTTSANNTVVVSGPAPASGLARVTIGQTSLWLVNKSWLAPRLWQPRVSGTSGNGRYDLSPRTGSVLVFGPYLVRSATIKGTQLALVGDLESGNTTELEVLAPTTVKSVSWNGKAVPVSKTLTGTLRGTWRCADSLPEVALGFDDSKWTTATKTTTFRPVEHQPLGGKLVLYADEYGYHQGNLLYRGRFGSGATGVKLSVQGGFNFGFSAFLNGAFLGSGQGRPESDPSGGTDLVNVTYTFPVGSIERDNILTVVVDNMGIHENWNANDEFKAPRGIRGYELLGSGDFTSWKLTGNVDGENTKDIIRGPLHEGGLYVERIGAIFPNYKFTSAWNSSKTDASCSPYVGINKAGIKAYKTKFNLSIDQSTMSLLPLSSTGIQTVIIERGYIHVSNLGPQTVYPIPEGILNHRGENDVLLTIWSLGTLTGAKIPTIELVASPAFASSKEVVRSLAA; translated from the exons ATGAAGCTGTGGTCGTCGGTTCTTGGAGCGGGTGCTTTGCTCAGTCTCCAGGCTGCAGCAGACATCCACGAGAGACAGGCAAACAGCGATCAGTCCCCCAA CTATATACCCTCGCCGGGCTCATCTGGGTTCTATGTCGGCAACTCCACAGCGGCGGTCACGTTTGACCAGCACTCGATCTTGCTCGATGGAAAGCGTATCATGGTCTTTGC CGGCGAGTTCCATCCATGGCGGCAGCCGTCGATCCCACTCTGGCGAGACATTCTCGAAAAGATGAAG GCCGGAGGATACAATGCCGTTTCGATCTACCTCCATTGGGGCATCACCGAAGGAAAGCGCGGCACTCTCAACTTTGAAGGCCACCGATCCGTCACGAAATTCCTCGACGTCGCAAAGCAAGTCGGCATCTTGGTCATC GTATATAATGCCGAGACGGCGGGTGGCGGTCTTCCGGGATGGACCACCAACTTGGCCGATCGGGCACGTTCCAATGGTACCGATTTTACCGCTGCCTGGACTCCCTGGATCAGCCAGGTGTCCAAGTACGTTGCCCCCTACCAGTATCCCGATGGTCCCGTCATCGCCATGCAGAGTGAAAATGAATTTTTGTCGGATGGAGTCGAGCCAGAG TTTCTTGATGCGGGACAGCTTCCATATACATACGGACATACGGACTACATGAGACAAATCATTGCGACGATGAGGAAAACGGAATCACAAAAATTCCCATGTTA CACGTACAACGATTTCTGGCCGAGTGGTCGGTATGCCTCGGGCGCTGCCAAGGTCGATCTCTATGGATGGGATGCGTATCCCTCGGGTTCGACTGCACCAATCCAAGC CTGGAAAGAGGTCGATGCTAACATGGATGCCTATCACCAAAACGCCAACCCAGCCGAGCCGCTATATCTTGCCG AATACCAAGGAGGTTCGATCGACTTTTG GAAAGGATCTGGATTCGATGCGTGTTCCGACTTGGTTAACGAACAG TTTGCGAATGTGTTTTACAAAAACAATTATGCCGCTGGAGCGTACCTCCAGTCGCTCTATATGAC TTATGGAGGAACCAACTGGGGTAACTTGGCATATCCTGGCGTATACACTTC CTACGACTATGCTGCT TCGATTTCCGAAGACCGCACATTAAGGCCCAAATTCTCCGAGATCAAACTCCAAGGTCTATTCCTGCACGCTACCCCGCACTACCACTTGGCCGGTCGAATCAGCACCGGCACCTCCCTCTCGTCGTCCCAGCAGATCTTCACAACCCACCTCGCCACGCCCCAGGGCCAGAACCTGTACATTGTCCGTCAGACGACCAACAACAACACCGCGCGGGTCGAGTTTGATTTAAAG AGCAAGATTATTGTTAGCGAGTATCCGTTTGGAAAGAGTTTGTTGAGATACTCGACGGGCGAG ATTGCGACATGGACCACAATCGACGGCGAAGATCATATCCTTCTCTACTCTTCAAACCAAACCATTACTACCGCGCTAtacaccacctccaccacgaAACCCACCATCACGGGATCAAATTCTATCAAAACTACTTCCGCCAATAATACCGTCGTCGTTTCTGGTCCCGCTCCAGCTTCCGGATTGGCCCGGGTGACCATTGGCCAAACTTCCCTCTGGCTCGTGAACAAGTCGTGGCTCGCGCCCAGACTGTGGCAGCCACGCGTGAGCGGGACAAGCGGCAACGGGCGATACGACCTCAGTCCTCGTACCGGCAGCGTTCTCGTCTTTGGTCCCTACCTCGTACGAAGCGCGACGATCAAGGGCACACAACTGGCGCTTGTCGGGGACCTTGAATCGGGCAACACGACCGAGTTGGAGGTCCTCGCGCCTACGACTGTCAAGTCGGTCTCGTGGAATGGCAAGGCTGTGCCTGTGAGCAAGACTCTGACCGGTACGCTCAGGGGTACC TGGAGGTGCGCAGACTCGTTGCCCGAGGTCGCGCTCGGGTTTGATGATTCGAAATGGACGACGGCGACCAAGACTACGACGTTCCGCCCTGTGGAACATCAGCCGCTGGGTGGGAAGTTGGTCTTGTATGCGGACGAATATGGATACCATCAAG GCAACTTGTTGTACCGCGGTCGATTCGGAAGTGGGGCAACGGGCGTGAAACTCTCTGTTCAAGG CGGATTCAATTTTGGCTTTAGCGCTTTCCTGAACGGGGCCTTTTTGGGTTCTGGTCAGGGCCGGCCAGAAAGTGATCCTAGCGGTGGAACCGATCTTGTTAATGTGACTTATACGTTCCCTGTCGGTTCCATCGAGCGTGATAATATCTTAACTGTGGTTGTCGATAATATGGGTATTCACGAGAACTGGAACGCAAACGATGAATTCAAG GCTCCCCGAGGTATCCGTGGCTACGAACTGCTCGGGAGTGGCGACTTTACATCCTGGAAGCTCACCGGAAACGTGGATGGCGAGAACACAAAAGATATCATTCGCGGTCCACTCCACGAGGGTGGCCTATACGTCGAACGCATTGGCGCGATCTTCCCGAATTACAAATTCACCTCGGCTTGGAATTCGTCCAAGACCGATGCTTCGTGCTCACCCTACGTGGGGATCAACAAGGCGGGGATCAAGGCGTACAAGACCAAGTTCAATCTCAGTATCGACCAGTCGACGATGTCACTGTTGCCTTTAAGCTCGACAGGAATCCAAACAGTAATTATCGAGCGAGGTTATAT ACATGTTTCTAACCTCGGTCCTCAAACTGTTTATCCT ATTCCCGAGGGGATACTGAACCACCGTGGCGAAAACGATGTACTGCTCACTATTTGGTCCCTTGGTAC ACTCACGGGTGCTAAAATACCAACAATCGAACTCGTTGCTTCCCCAGCCTTTGCTTCGAGCAAGGAAGTAGTGAGAAGTTTGGCCGCTTGA
- a CDS encoding glycoside hydrolase family 35 protein, with product MSVPTRQARLQTLAACVLVALASGCCVNLDGRQVYSAYAPQLGHKLNLNHTQLNVIGIAGNIGVYFFAPISGWIVDRRGPKIPLFVASALLFLGYGGISFLFSNTIPQVNIPNSWPLTPLVSALTLCSFATGVAGSAGIISAMNAGVRVTEDKYHASATGGINSAFGLSAFFFSTLARELFPGRTGAFLTVLCLGTGSAVLLGAILVRPPPLGPIHLETEEDGENQEREEESEREEERRPFWTEHTPLRTGTVDESILYGEQNPWASQAATPNASGAATPNTNGSRIDKAEDVHGIALFTSLDFLIIFGIVGLLGGPGLMYINNVGSIVQALFASAGEGWSRREAEKAQASQVGIISVCSFVGRFVIGFLADHLSHNHTIPRTSCLLLSATIGIVAISLLLNVTDVSRLWYVSGLWGISYGTVFALFPALVLERFGMPHFAQNAGLMGIAAKKALFGNVYNYTFGRNFDNHSQPAFLEPVEPVEPVGEGLICLEGRGAISQVSMLHWAKWSRPPHLDICEWTNSSNVSNNYFFLEVRTAHFGRMSSRGIQFPNSVDRSGAGRFITFVLDCESWGYKFTLAGLAIVQPNVDLSQQHVKPPRSSGFYAANSSAAVSFDQHSLLLDGKRIMVFRGEFHPLRLPSTAPWRDVLEKMKPAGFDAVSIYFHWRLSESKRANLNFEGYLSVTRFLEIAKDVGILVIVRPGPYINAETTGGGYPGWLTNVPDTARSNGSDFTPAWKPYIRAVSEYTAPYQYPDGSVILDKTTYWHTDRMKWVIEEMRSSGITRVPITHNDRKPDGQFASGPAKVDLYAWDAYPLGFDCSNPDVGPDYEECYKLINEQVYSASGNKIGIVADSLVQFANVFYKNNYAAGTYLQNLYMTYGGTNWGSLTTPTVYTSYDYTKPVSEDRSFTAKYSEIKLQALFLHGTPHYHLAGRISTDATHASLNYIWTTHLATPKGQNLYIIRQTSTTRTGRAEFDFKVNTTAGEVVLHSAALNGRESKIIVSEYPFGNILLAYSITALHTSSTSKPIVSGSSSVTASISNGTALISGVPLSNGLVRVAVGNTSVPRTGSVLVFGPYLARNATINGSTLDITGDAQSATTSELEVLAPSVIEHVTFDGQPVTVSKSTTGTLKGSIRKCTDSLPEVALDFDDPEWITADKTLTLRPARFRPLAGKTVLYSGHVVYRGRFERNATGVRLFVQGLQFRVLHFLNGQFLGSGQGRAATDPAGQLDLICDVYLFRSCGQRGECGYCCDRQHGIGARLDFGRCLRGWTFNELSNFVDGKARLPVGFVGTVDGEDTRDTLRGPMNQGELYTERTGAIYSHYSTTSWNSTGCSPSAGITLDRAGTTAYKTKLTLDIDKHADVPLAFRFERTLGKSYRVMVYVNEWQFGKFVSNFGPQTVYPVPEGILDHRGENDVVLVLWSLDGAGAKVANVELIATNVLFSSKEVINGLVN from the exons ATGAGCGTGCCCACCCGACAGGCGCGGCTTCAAACTTTAGCTGCCTGTGTACTGGTCGCCCTCGCGTCGG GCTGTTGTGTTAATTTGGATGGGAGACAGGTCTATTCGGCTTATGCTCCGCAGCTGGGACATAAGTTGAACTTGAACCATACTCAGCTCAATGTGATTGGGATTGCGGGGAACA TTGGGGTCTATTT CTTCGCTCCAATATCTGGCTGGATTGTAGATAGGAGGGGCCCAAAGAT CCCACTCTTCGTTGCCTCTGCTCTTCTCTTCCTTGGATATGGCGGTATCTCATTCCTGTTCTCCAATACCATCCCCCAAGTGAACATTCCCAACTCGTGGCCACTAACCCCACTCGTCTCGGCACTTACTCTTTGCAGTTTTGCGACCGGTGTAGCAGGAAGCGCTGGAATCATCAGCGCAATGAACGCTGGTGTTCGAGTAACGGAAGACAAATAC CATGCCTCGGCTACGGGTGGAATCAACTCCGCTTTTGGTCTTTCCGCATTCTTCTTTTCGACCCTCGCGCGGGAGCTTTTCCCCGGGCGAACGGGTGCATTCTTGACTGTGCTATGTTTAGGAACTGGAAGTGCGGTTCTGCTTGGCGCTATTCTTGTTAGACCACCTCCGCTTGGACCTATCCACTTGGAGACCGAAGAAGATGGGGAGAACCAGGAACGGGAGGAGGAATCTGAGAGGGAGGAAGAGCGACGGCCGTTCTGGACTGAGCATACCCCGCTGCGAACCGGGACTGTTGACGAAAGCATTCTCTATGGAGAGCAGAACCCGTGGGCGAGCCAAGCTGCTACACCAAATGCAAGTGGAGCTGCGACGCCCAACACTAACGGGTCAAGGATTGACAAGGCGGAGGATGTGCATGGGATAGCATTATTTACTTCGTTGGATTTCTTAATTATCTTTGGGATAGTCGGTTTAT TGGGTGGCCCAGGTTTGATGT ACATTAACAATGTCGGATCAATCGTTCAGGCTTTATTCGCCTCGGCTGGTGAAGGGTGGAGCAGGCGAGAGGCCGAAAAAGCCCAGGCGAGCCAGGTCGGAATAATTAGCGTTTGTAGTTTCGTAGGCAGATTTGTGATCG GCTTCCTTGCCGATCACCTCTCTCATAACCACACGATCCCCCGCACCTCCTGTTTGTTGCTCTCCGCGACTATCGGGATCGTTGCTATTTCGCTCCTCTTAAATGTGACCGACGTGAGTAGGCTATGGTACGTAAGCGGACTTTGGGGCATAAGCTACGGTACCGTATTTGCCTTATTCCCCGCGTTAGTTCTCGAACGTTTCGGAATGC CACACTTTGCCCAAAACGCCGGTCTCATGGGCATTGCGGCG AAAAAGGCCCTATTTGGAAACGTCTACAACTATACATTTGGAAGAAATTTCGACAATCACTCCCAGCCTGCTTTCCTCGAACCTGTTGAACCTGTTGAACCGGTCGGAGAGGGATTGATATGTCTGGAAGGCAGGGGTGCTATATCACAAG TATCTATGTTGCACTGG GCTAAATGGAGCAGACCGCCACACTTGGACATCTGCGAATGGACGAATTCGTCTAATGTATCGAATAATTACTTCTTCCTGGAGGTTCGGACCGCTCATTTCGGCAGAATGTCGTCTCGCGGTATCCAATTTCCCAACAGCGTCGATAGGTCCGGAGCGGGGCGCTTTATCACCTTCGTACTTGACTGCGAGTCATGGGGATATAAATTCACGCTTG CCGGGTTGGCAATTGTCCAACCCAATGTAGACCTATCCCAACAGCACGTCAAGCCACCCA GATCATCAGGCTTCTACGCCGCAAACTCGAGTGCAGCAGTCTCATTTGACCAGCATTCGCTATTATTAGACGGGAAACGGATTATGGTGTTTAG GGGGGAGTTTCATCCGTTGAGGTTACCTTCTACTGCGCCTTGGCGGGATGTTTTGGAAAAGATGAAG CCTGCGGGTTTCGATGCGGTGTCCATTTATTTCCATTGGAGACTTTCCGAATCCAAACGGGCCAATCTTAATTTCGAAGGATACCTATCCGTCACTCGGTTTTTGGAAATAGCAAAAGACGTAGGGATTCTCGTGATTGTCAGACCAGGACC ATACATTAATGCTGAAACAACGGGCGGAGGATACCCCGGCTGGTTGACCAATGTTCCAGATACGGCGCGTTCCAACGGTTCGGACTTTACACCCGCCTGGAAACCGTATATCCGGGCTGTGTCGGAGTATACAGCACCGTATCAGTACCCGGATGGCTCAGTTATTTTG GATAAAACTACGTATTGGCATACTGATCGTATGAAGTGGGTTATTGAAGAGATGAGATCGAGTGGGATTACCAGAGTGCCAAT TACTCACAACGATCGCAAACCAGATGGGCAATTCGCTTCGGGGCCCGCGAAAGTTGATTTGTATGCGTGGGATGCATATCCTCTTGGATTCGACTGTTCTAACCCCGATGT TGGTCCGGACTACGAAGAGTGTTATAAATTGATCAACGAGCAGGTTTATTCAGCTTCTGGTAATAAGATTGGGATTGTGGCTGACTCGCTGGTTCAGTTTGCCAATGTCTTTTATAAGAACAATTATGCGGCTGGAACCTACCTTCAAAATCTTTATATGACATACGGTGGAACTAATTGGGGGAGCCTGACCACTCCTACCGTATACACTTCTTACGATTATACCAAG CCCGTCTCAGAAGATCGCTCTTTTACTGCCAAGTACTCTGAGATCAAGCTGCAGGCGTTGTTCTTGCATGGTACACCGCACTACCACCTCGCCGGTCGGATCAGCACCGACGCTACCCATGCTTCGCTGAATTACATTTGGACAACTCACCTTGCTACTCCCAAGGGCCAGAATCTTTATATCATTCGTCAGACGAGTACGACTAGGACAGGGCGCGCAGAGTTTGACTTCAAGGTGAATACGACTGCTGGAGAAGTCGTATTGCATAGTGCTGCTTTGAATGGGAGAGAGAGCAAGATTATTGTTAGCGAATATCCATTTGGAAATATTCTGTTGGCATATAG TATCACCGCCCTTCACACCAGCTCTACTTCCAAACCCATCGTCTCTGGCTCTTCCTCCGTTACTGCTTCCATATCCAACGGCACAGCTCTCATCTCTGGGGTCCCTTTATCCAATGGCCTTGTCCGTGTCGCGGTTGGAAATACCAGCGT CCCGCGAACAGGTAGCGTGCTGGTCTTTGGACCATACTTGGCTCGGAACGCGACGATCAACGGCTCTACGCTCGATATCACCGGAGACGCCCAGTCCGCCACAACGTCCGAACTTGAAGTCCTCGCTCCCTCTGTTATCGAGCATGTGACTTTCGACGGACAGCCCGTGACCGTGTCCAAGTCGACGACGGGAACGCTGAAGGGCTCGATTCGC AAGTGTACAGATTCGCTTCCTGAAGTTGCGCTCGACTTTGACGACCCCGAGTGGATTACTGCAGACAAGACTTTAACTTTGCGGCCGGCTAGGTTTAGACCGCTTGCTGGAAAGACGGTTTTATACTCGG GTCACGTCGTGTATCGCGGGAGATTTGAAAGAAATGCCACGGGCGTTAGGCTTTTCGTACAGGG GCTACAATTTCGGGTTCTCCACTTTTTGAACGGTCAATTTCTTGGCTCGGGCCAGGGACGAGCTGCGACCGACCCAGCTGGACAATTAGACCTCATCTGCGACGTTTACCTTTTCCGATCATGCGGTCAAAGAGGAGAATGTGGTTACTGTTGTGATAGACAACATGGGATTGGAGCAAGACTAGACTTTGGGCGGTGCCTTCGGGGTTGGACATTTAACGAATTATCGAATTTTGTTGATGGAAAGGCTAGGCTCCCCGTGGGATTCGTGG GGACCGTCGACGGGGAAGATACGAGGGATACTCTCCGGGGGCCCATGAACCAAGGAGAACTATACACCGAACGCACCGGGGCAATCTACAGCCACTATTCCACCACCTCGTGGAACTCGACCGGCTGCTCTCCATCCGCGGGCATCACCCTCGACCGAGCGGGCACCACGGCATACAAGACCAAGTTGACGCTCGATATCGACAAGCACGCGGACGTGCCGCTCGCGTTTCGGTTCGAGCGGACGTTGGGTAAGAGTTATCGTGTGATGGTGTATGTGAACGAATGGCAGTTTGGGAAATTTGTTTCTAATTTTGGGCCGCAGACTGTTTATCCT GTTCCTGAGGGTATATTGGACCACCGTGGAGAGAACGATGTGGTGCTGGTTCTTTGGTCGCTTG ATGGTGCCGGTGCCAAGGTCGCAAATGTCGAACTGATAGCGACGAACGTCTTGTTCTCGAGCAAGGAGGTTATAAACGGACTAGTCAATTGA
- a CDS encoding Hemerythrin HHE cation binding domain, with protein MISRLCRTAINVHSPLPQAALRGPGDYFRRSLHASTSLRLDYFDEVMVDHNNLRDLHSRFITAYEKKDESEMTRISNTIIREAALHSDGEELSIYKVLDQKGLREYSEKDREDHQKVKQALKHVDSSSISSLGIMEYADAVERACQLLFTHAEEEEKIHYKKLSSILSDTEKANLAVRFLKSRNMAPSRPHPSSPQHGGPGQMVMGGMAKPIDAAVNAMRDHVSLKYEHASI; from the exons CCTCAGGCCGCGCTACGCGGCCCCGGTGACTATTTCCGTCGATCTCTTCATGCATCCACTTCACTCCGACTGGACTACTTCGATGAAGTCATG GTCGACCATAACAATCTTCGTGATTTACACTCAAGGTTTATCACTGCTTATGAGAAGAAGGACGAGAGCGAAATGACAAGGATCTCTAATACTATTATTCGTGAAGCAGCACTTCATTCGGATGGCGAG GAACTATCCATTTACAAAGTGTTGGACCAAAAAGGCCTGAGAGAATACTCAGAAAAGGATCGAGAGGATCATCAAAAAGTAAAGCAGGCGCTGAAGCACGTGGACTCTAGCAGTATTTCTTCATTGGGTATCATGGAGTACGCAGATGCAGTTGAGCGGGCATGCCAATTACTTTTCACCCATGCAGAG gaagaagagaagatACACTACAAGAAACTCTCTTCGATCTTGAGCGATACCGAGAAAGCAAACCTTGCGGTACGATTCTTGAAGTCGCGGAATATGGCACCTAGTCGACCGCACCCTTCGTCTCCCCAGCATGGTGGGCCAGGTCAGATGGTGATGGGTGGTATGG CGAAACCCATCGATGCTGCTGTCAACGCGATGAGAGACCATGTATCTCTGAAGTACGAGCATGCATCAATTTAA